A section of the Humulus lupulus chromosome 2, drHumLupu1.1, whole genome shotgun sequence genome encodes:
- the LOC133819949 gene encoding uncharacterized protein LOC133819949, translating into MMLAKLWLTLLLLGVTGTLSSAACTDSARSAKISHPQIWQRNLNELPPLEEKRVRKDQPPLNPGDKPPLNPGDKPPLNPGDKPPPEDKPPLNPGDKPPPEDKPPLNPGDKPPPEDKPPLNPGDKPPLEDKPRPLNPGDKPPPEDKPPLNPGDKPPPEDKPPLNPGDKPPPEDKPPLNPGDKPPPEDKPLGNGPAETAKDNLPRKVMTKSLSMKNYPQP; encoded by the exons ATGATGCTTGCCAAACTATGGCTCACTCTTCTTTTGCTTGGGGTCACCGGTACTCTCTCATCTGCAGCATGTACTGACTCGGCTCGTTCGGCAAAAATCTCCCATCCACAAATATGGCAACGTAATTTGAATGAATTACCTCCTTTGGAGGAAAAGAGGGTTCGAAAGGATCAACCTCCACTTAATCCAGGTGACAAACCACCTTTGAATCCAGGTGATAAGCCACCGTTGAATCCAGGGGATAAGCCACCACCAGAAGATAAGCCGCCGTTGAATCCAGGGGATAAGCCACCACCAGAAGATAAGCCGCCGTTGAATCCAGGTGATAAGCCACCACCAGAAGATAAGCCACCTTTGAACCCAGGCGATAAACCACCACTAGAAGATAAGCCACGTCCTTTGAATCCGGGTGATAAGCCACCACCAGAAGATAAACCTCCCTTGAATCCAGGTGATAAGCCACCGCCAGAAGATAAACCACCATTGAATCCAG GTGATAAGCCACCACCAGAAGATAAGCCGCCTTTGAATCCAGGTGATAAGCCACCACCAGAAGATAAGCCACTAGGAAATGGACCAGCAGAAACTGCGAAAGACAACCTACCACGGAAGGTGATGACGAAGTCTCTTTCTATGAAGAACTACCCGCAACCCTAA
- the LOC133815745 gene encoding early nodulin-75-like, protein MPAKLWLTLLFLGVVVFATTTTGTLSPSSGTDSSCPCMTKNSSHSQKCQRHLNEFSPFEENLPEKDQSPLNPGDEPRLNPNDKPPFRSGDKPSPEYKPLSNLGNKSPLNRGDYYPPPHDEPPRYPGDRPPLNPGDNPPPRHPGDRPPRYPGDRLPPEDKPPRYPGDRPPLYPGDNPPPRYPGDRPPRHPGDHPPPEDRPPRYPGDNPPPPYPGNRPPRHPGDHPPPEDRPPRYPGDNPPPPYPGEGPSPKDNRPRYPGDRPPPKDKPPRHPGDKPPGHPGDKPPLEDKPSLDSNHTPLLNLEDSPSWIPIKHPPPEDDIPMKSPNKPPPDIHRQNNKLLVNESATTVMRDNLPRKVMKKCPTQKTQLQP, encoded by the coding sequence ATGCCTGCCAAACTATGGCTCACTCTTCTTTTCCTTGGGGTGGTGGTGTTTGCCACAACCACCACAGGTACTCTCTCACCTTCTTCAGGCACTGACTCGTCTTGCCCTTGTATGACTAAAAACTCTAGTCATTCACAAAAATGTCAACGTCATTTGAATGAGTTCTCTCCTTTTGAGGAAAACCTACCTGAAAAAGATCAGTCACCGCTTAATCCAGGCGACGAACCACGTTTGAATCCAAATGATAAGCCACCTTTCAGATCAGGTGATAAACCGTCACCTGAATATAAGCCACTTTCCAATCTAGGTAATAAATCACCATTGAATCGAGGTGATTATTATCCACCACCACATGATGAACCACCACGATATCCAGGTGATAGGCCACCATTGAATCCAGGTGACAATCCACCACCACGACATCCAGGTGATAGGCCACCACGCTATCCAGGTGATAGGCTACCACCAGAAGATAAACCGCCACGATATCCAGGTGATAGACCACCACTGTATCCAGGTGATAATCCACCACCACGATATCCAGGCGATAGACCACCACGACATCCAGGTGATCATCCACCACCGGAAGATAGGCCACCACGCTATCCAGGTGATAATCCACCACCACCATATCCAGGCAATAGGCCACCACGACATCCAGGTGATCATCCACCACCGGAAGATAGGCCACCACGCTATCCAGGTGATAATCCACCACCACCATATCCAGGTGAAGGGCCCTCACCAAAAGATAACCGACCACGGTATCCAGGTGATAGGCCACCACCTAAAGATAAACCACCACGACATCCAGGTGATAAGCCACCAGGGCATCCAGGTGATAAGCCACCACTAGAAGATAAACCATCACTGGATTCAAACCATACACCGTTGTTGAATCTAGAAGATTCACCGTCATGGATTCCAATTAAGCATCCACCACCAGAAGATGACATACCTATGAAATCACCTAATAAGCCACCACCAGACATCCACCGCCAAAATAATAAGCTACTAGTAAATGAATCTGCAACAACTGTGATGAGAGACAACCTACCACGAAAGGTGATGAAGAAGTGTCCAACTCAAAAGACCCAATTGCAACCCTAA